The Apus apus isolate bApuApu2 chromosome 1, bApuApu2.pri.cur, whole genome shotgun sequence nucleotide sequence ATACAAAAGCCATTCTCCTTAACCCATTATTTGCACAAGGAGCACTGCTGCCTAAactttttcatgtattttttctaCTTTCACAAACAACCTTTCCAGATCATTCCTCAGGTCATCTATTGAGCTCTTCACAGACTCCAAGTTGTTctcattattttcaattttcacTGAGTAGGAGACTAAACTATCCACTGCAGTTCTTATCATTTTCAAATCGGAATCAACCTGGCTGACAGAAGATCTCAGCTCATCTACTGAGCCctccacagaagaaaatttttcaagGTAGTCTTGAGAATGTGCTTGACTCATCTGAACATTTCCTTGATCCAACAAAGTACTAATTTGCTTCTGGATATCTTGAAGAGCACCAGAGGATGGCAGGTCACTTATGCTTCTCCTCAAGTTCTCCAAGTCATTGTACAGTGAGGTCTGTGATTCACcaagatttttcaaaacatcAGTGACTGAGGTTACATCCGTATCTGAGTTTCCCTGAAGAACAGTAATGTGTTGTTCTAGGGTACTGAGCTTATTCTTGTATTCTCCCTCGTTAGAGAGGAAAGATtgtaatttttcactgttttgagCAGCAACAGAAGTTAGAGACTCCAGGCTGTCTTCTATGTGCCTCAATCGAGACTCCAGTCCTTCAGTGTTCTTCCCAAAAGTTTCCAATGCTTTTCTGAAGAgttcattttcttcccatttgtTAAGATTGGCTTTCACTTGTAGTAAATCTTCATCAAGCCTTTTAATGTCACCAGGCAGCTGCATAATAGAATCCTCAGCTCTCAGAACCTTCTCTTGTAAAGCCTTTAGTGAAAGGTGTTCAGTGTCTGCAGCCTCTTTGAATTTCTCATGTTCTTGTCTGAGGTTGACTAGCTCTTTCACTTCAGTATACACATCAGACTCCATGGAGTCTATTGTACTCTTCAACTCCTCTATGtccttttctttggttttcatGGAAACTTGCATCTCATCAAAAGCATCTTTTAGCACCTTAATTTCATGTTTATACACATTTGCTTCTCCTAGTGAATCAACCTTTGCTTTCATATTGTTTATTTCATCTTGGCTCCTTTGCTGGACTTCAGTGAATACAGCAATGTTATCATTTATAGACCTGGTTAGCTCTGTTAGTCTCTCTTCCACTGTGTTTTCCAGAGATGTGAAGTCTCGTTCCCTTGCATCCTTCACCATG carries:
- the CKAP4 gene encoding cytoskeleton-associated protein 4 isoform X1: MSAAKHRGPKGGSPPAAASERGAQPSGAEEAAAKKPAAAAVHGRGGRAAAGDRGGRSGAGPRRGWALVLGAAVVLGAALPAGWYVRQLREEVGRSALEREASGRQRQELAATLDAVVQKVRSLQATFGEFESMMKITQQKQEVTEKAVKQGESEINRISEVLQKLQNEILKDLSDGIHMVKDARERDFTSLENTVEERLTELTRSINDNIAVFTEVQQRSQDEINNMKAKVDSLGEANVYKHEIKVLKDAFDEMQVSMKTKEKDIEELKSTIDSMESDVYTEVKELVNLRQEHEKFKEAADTEHLSLKALQEKVLRAEDSIMQLPGDIKRLDEDLLQVKANLNKWEENELFRKALETFGKNTEGLESRLRHIEDSLESLTSVAAQNSEKLQSFLSNEGEYKNKLSTLEQHITVLQGNSDTDVTSVTDVLKNLGESQTSLYNDLENLRRSISDLPSSGALQDIQKQISTLLDQGNVQMSQAHSQDYLEKFSSVEGSVDELRSSVSQVDSDLKMIRTAVDSLVSYSVKIENNENNLESVKSSIDDLRNDLERLFVKVEKIHEKV
- the CKAP4 gene encoding cytoskeleton-associated protein 4 isoform X2 produces the protein MLRQDEERRGLADTVRSLQATFGEFESMMKITQQKQEVTEKAVKQGESEINRISEVLQKLQNEILKDLSDGIHMVKDARERDFTSLENTVEERLTELTRSINDNIAVFTEVQQRSQDEINNMKAKVDSLGEANVYKHEIKVLKDAFDEMQVSMKTKEKDIEELKSTIDSMESDVYTEVKELVNLRQEHEKFKEAADTEHLSLKALQEKVLRAEDSIMQLPGDIKRLDEDLLQVKANLNKWEENELFRKALETFGKNTEGLESRLRHIEDSLESLTSVAAQNSEKLQSFLSNEGEYKNKLSTLEQHITVLQGNSDTDVTSVTDVLKNLGESQTSLYNDLENLRRSISDLPSSGALQDIQKQISTLLDQGNVQMSQAHSQDYLEKFSSVEGSVDELRSSVSQVDSDLKMIRTAVDSLVSYSVKIENNENNLESVKSSIDDLRNDLERLFVKVEKIHEKV